GTTTCAAGGTTAGAGCTTCATGCTTCTTTTCAGAAATATTACAGCAATCCATGAGCTATGATCACTACTCATCTATGTCAATTTTCCTCATGAACTCTAATCTTAGAGCTTGTGCTTTCTCCATAACATCCTGATAGTGATCAATGGTTAAACAGTTACCTAAGTGGGCGAATGAAGCATTTCCTaatataagaagaaaaaaaatacttcactcATAGTTTCCTTTCCTGTTCTTCAGCATTGGTTACAACATTCAATGTTGAAATCGGAATTACTGGTGCCATTTTGACAAAGCTAGATGGAGACTCTAGAGGCGGAGCAGCCTTGAGTGTAAAAGAGGTCAGACATCTCTAACTCATGAAGTTTCCTTTCtcatattgtaattttttagtaatacGAATGTCTTGGATTTACACCTCTCGAACATTAAAGCATAAAAACAGGAGAGGATtttgagcattttttatgattatatatatgaacagAATGTTCTTGTATGTGTAAATTATCAGCCTGTATTTTGCTACTTGTTGTCTAGAGATGttcttatattcatttttgaatACTTTGTGTAAATAGATGCAAGAGTACTTGGATAATGTTGATtggtttataattttaattagtcaTGGGCAATTGGACCTGACATAGGTATCGGGGAAGCCAATCAAGCTCGTAGGAAGGGGGGAGCGTATGGAAGATCTTGAACCTTTCTATCCAGATCGCATGGCAGGACGTATCTTAGGAATGGGTGATGTTTTATCTTTTGTGGAGAAAGCCAAAGAAGTTGTGAGTACCATAGTCCCCATCATCTGAATTGTAATACATGCATACCTTATATTTAGTGCAAAATAATGATTCAAGTTCTGATATATTGAGTAGATGCAACAAGAAGAGGCGGAAGACTTGCAGAAGAAGATAATGAGTgctaaatttgatttcaacgACTTCCTGAAGCAAACTCGTGCAGTCGCACAGATGGGCTCAATGTCTCGTGTTATTGGAATGATTCCGGGTATGGGAAAGGTATAAAGTCTGATGTTTGCTAGATAACGACTGTATTCTCAAACAAGCAAACTTTTTCAGGGCGTAGAGTCTTGCTTAACACTAAGTCCTGAAAATGAATTTCATCTCTTCCCTCCCACCTGGACCCTAGTTTGTTGTTTGTTCTTTAATAGCAATCGGTGAAGCTGATTCTCTAAGGTTACTTGTAAGCAAGTGAGACAGTCCAGTAAATATTTATCCATGTTCATCAAATTTAAAGATATAAGTTTCTGCTAGGCATTTTAGGATCATAATTAATCTCCAAAATCATGGTATTCAAACAGGTTAGTCCTGCACAAATTCGAGAGGCAGAGAAGAATTTGCAATTAATGGAGTCTATGATTGAAGTAATGACCCCAGGTACTTTCCCTTCTCTTCATTTTACCAAGACCTAACAACTTATCCTGGATGAtagtatgattaaatataaggAGTATGATTAATATCTGATATAATAATGTTTACATTTTTTCGTCCAGTATCCTCTTTTTGTTATGCTCTCCATCAGGGTGCAAAATATCGCATAGTTTCTTACAAGCAACTTATATGTTCCAGtcataaaaaagaatagaGATTCTTGGCCGATTTATTTGTCTATTAAGAAATGTTCAATTTTCAGATAATTGAAACTTCAGCATCTTTCTAATAAATCCTTGTGTTGCGCTCATGAATTAAGCTACCttctattataattaatgttgtCTGATTTTCCTCATCTCAATGCAGAGGAAAGGGAAAAACCAGAACTATTGGCAGAATCGCCTGAAAGGAGGAAGCGAATCGCTCGAGAATCTGGGAAAACAGAGCAACAGGTGTATATAGAAGGATAAGTTGATAGGAGTATCTCTATcatacacatttttattgggactctcatatttttatccatttcAGGTGAGTCAACTTATTGCTCAAATTTTCCAAATGCGCGCACGAATGAAGAAGTTGATGGGTATTATGGAAGGTGGGTCACTTCCTACAATGAGCAATCTTGAGGAGGCCATGAGGGATGAACAGAAGGTGATCATGTTTTGTTTGCTTtatttgtttcctttttttgctATGTTTTTAATTCCTGAAACTCAATTTTGATTCCCACAGCTTCTCTTATTTCTTGTGATGTGTGGATGACCTTTTCTGTAACTTTCAGGCTCCCCCTGGTACCGGAAGGCGAAAGAAAAAAGCAGAATCAAGGAAGCAATTTGCAGACTCGGGTGCACGGCCTAGTCCTCGCGGTTTTGGGGCTAAGAACTAAACAACTCCTTGTTTCATATTCACCCTGGGGCTAAGAACTAAACAACTCCTTGTTTCATATTCACCCTCAAAGTCCGCTACCAGCCTACCATTAGTCTAAAATTCTGCACATCTTTATTGACAAGAAAATGGTTTTCAATTGCTGTTGCTGGAGGTAACAGAATTCGACAACCTTGTTGCTGTCTCTCAGTCTACGTGACGAGCATTTCCATAGCCAGCGAAACCTCACCATGCTTCCCTTTGGCTTTTCATATTGTAGCATATCTCATTTCATTGCTAGTTTTATTGTAGCAACATGCCTGCATATTTCTCTGCAATTTGTAAACTTGTTTTGAAAGATGAGTAAATTTCGTTGTCTTGCCTTTTTTAGCATTTGAACATCCATTGCAAATATCGGTAGATCAGTAGAGTGATTTTGTTGGCTTGGAGCCTAATCTCTAAATGGAGTTGGATTTTAACAGTGATcccaaaaagaataatataatacagATGTATGAAATTACGCCAAtgtattcattaattaattttatatacatgAAAACTTAGTAGGATCATTGCAAATTTGGGGTAGTTTGACTtggtaaaataattttttacttaacACTTAAAACATAATTCTTGGATAGCTTAACAAGTgccaaatcaaaatcaacagTTCAGCACAGAATTAAAGGGCATCAGCTGGGCACAGATGAGGTAATGTTTATCAATCTAAAACTGCCGAATTCATATAACCCGTCACCACATAACATGAGGGAAAAAATACAGATGCAACGCTAAACTAGAAGGCGCAGATGCATAGACATGTACAATCATTGTGCTCTAGCGACTGGCTCAAGAGCTTCAACGGTAACCACACTGTTTCCCCTGATGACCTGCAGTAAAGAAAacgaaaaaacaaaaacaaatcaagagTTTAGGCATACTGCAACTAAGCAAATATGTATGGACTAAAGCACATGACGAATTTAATACTACTCACCACCATGCCAATAtcagttttttcatttccattcACTTCAACGGTATTGTCCACCACCAGGTTCATAAACTGATCGAAGCCACGAAGGGTTCCAACTACCATACGGTTGGCATTAAGCTTGACTGGAAAAAAGACAGATTTTCACACTTCAATGTCAAGGTGGACAACAGTGACTTAAAAACACGCAGACACACACAAAACTACACCTATCACTGGACAGAAGCTATAAGATTCTAAATTACTAATGTAAGACACAAGGAAGCCATTCAGTAGCATGCCTCGTGTAGCATTTTTTAGGCAAACATATTCTACAACTTACTAAACTGGACTAAAAGAtgtttggattttaaaaaatgtaaagctTATTATTCATGAGAGACATTTAGCATTCTTGGATTTCAAGATGGAGCAAACTTCAAtaactcactaaacacaaTCAGCAAGCATaatcattttttgtaattCAAGTTACTCCACATacttaaaaaaactaaaacaatagTAAAACAAACAGCTTCAATCTAAACACTGACTGCAATTTGAAGATTCAGGAACACACAATTAAGTTCCTTAACATATAAGTTCCTATAACATATGTACTTGGATTATCCAACTACAaattcaactcacttttaaaaatagaatcagATACATTGAGAGAGaagcttatttttaaaactaattcaCGGATGGGCGTGGAAatcacataaaacaaaataactgCACACTATGCTTCAAATCCTAATCAAAACCTATTCATTTCTCATCAATAAGCATCAACATTAGACAAATTCCCCCACAATCCAATacggagagagagaaaaacatGCTACACTATGAATTTGAACATGATTTGAAGCATAGAGTCCACAAAACTAACTTAATgaaatatcattttcaaaatatgcGTATATAAACGATACATTTGCACCATATTTAAGAAGAGAATTGACAAAAAGGAACGAAAACTCACTCTGCAGCTTCTTATCCATGTACCTGTGGTACGAAAAAGAAATGTCAACGAATATATTCAAAAGAAACACAgacacagagagagagagaataaacaCGATGCTTACTTCTTGAGATCCGGCGGCTGTCCTGATCTGCTCATGGCGGAAACTTGGAATGAAGCGAGAATGCAATTCAGTGACTGTCGAAGTTCTGTTGCAGCTCAAATTGCAAAACCCTAGAAAATTGGATGGAAATTGGGGGTTTTAATGAAAAACCGATCTGGGCCTGTCATTGTGTGGGCTTAAATAATTTGGGCCTCCTTGGGCCACTCCAATTGCAGGTCCATGGGTGAGAAAAATACCCAAATACTTCCTTTCTCCGTTCATAAATATATGGATTCGGGATGATtagattttaatgcataattaataaagaataGTAGTTACGTAATTATTAGGGCATGTTCACCCTATAAGAATTCCACTTTTAAAAACTTAAAGAAATGAATTCTTTTCAAGAAATGACCCACATATATAAATCTCGACCACTATTATCAATTTACATGTTTTGACTCAAATATGGGCCAAACAGTAGCCCAACTTTCTGAGTTTGACCTAATCAAAAAGTTGAATGACAAAATTAGCACCAATTTTGTGTGAGCGATAAGATGATGAGGTGGAAAGCAAGGGCAAATGTGAAAAATCAACACCCAGATTTGAATTCTTGTCCAATTTGCATGAACAGTGCGGACCGACCATTTTAGCTTAAGATTCCAAGATTTAAAAAGTGGAAGGTTAACACCTTGATTTCTCATAAATGGATCAAGAATTGACCAAATCTTATAGGGTGAACAATCCTTTGGTGGAGAACGTGACCCACCTTACTAGAAGATAAAGAAGTTACCTGAAATAAAATGGGCTAATTTTTATATGACGGACTCAAAATGTGAAAAATCTATATGTTTTTTAGGACGTGAAGAATATCATGATAggacaaattattaaaaaaaatagcataaattttggtaaaaaTCTTATTAATTTCACCATTTTAAACTgtcacataataaaaaaaaaaggcaaaacacattcttaggtccttatactttaatcaaattgttcattaggtcctcgtacaatttttttcgatttaataggtccttatacctttttcataaatttcatcacatcctcgtacaattttttcgttttaataggtccttatactttgattataaattttattaggtccttatacaattttttattttaagaNNNNNNNNNNNNNNNNNNNNNNNNNNNNNNNNNNNNNNNNNNNNNNNNNNNNNNNNNNNNNNNNNNNNNNNNNNNNNNNNNNNNNNNNNNNNNNNNNNNNTTTTTATTGTCAAATGCTGTTAATTCTAAGCTAACAAAGTATAGCTGGAATGTTCACATGTAAAAATTCCTCGGATTTCGTTGTAAAAAGTCCATGACTTGTCTTACTAGTTTTCTATCATCAATAAACTGATTAATAAACAACACCAAGTCTTCATCATCTAATGTACACAACAGGGTTCATGCACGCCAACATTCCGAAGTTGGGATGCCagtgaataaatatatttaatatttcatctttAATTTCAGACAAGCATACAGATTCTCTCTCGTTTTCAAGAAATATCCCCAAATTTACTTCATCTAACAATACCCATTCACCATTTGTCATGCCTCTAATGAAATCTCCTTCCACaaacgaaaattaaaaattatctcTAGTTTTTGAACTATATCTGATACTTCATCcgttccacaagaatatgcattatttcctttttagtctgtcccacaagaatatgcactttctaattttagaaactcttCTCTCACTAAAGAGGTGAACCCATTCTCCATTagcaatactttaattaatttctctctctacctctctcttactttaccaatttcgtattaaaactcgtgccgaccCCAaagtgcattaaaactcgtgccgaccccaaagtgcatattctttggagacggatggagtactactcAGCAAAACTATCATATTTAGTATAGATGTATCCCTTGGTGTGGCCTATCTGGACAAATAcctttcaagaacatcaagaaataATAAGTTTGAACTATGGCCCTATAATTGAAACAACGAGGTCCATCATCCGAGTTTAGTTTTTTCTGTTGCTAGATCACAATTCAGCCTTTTTCTCTTAGCGAAGCAGGGAGCAATCCTCCAATCCATGGAAGAAAAGATTACGGAAGGAATGCATAATGTTAAAGTGTTATGATGAGATGAAGTGGAGGAGAAATCATTATTTGTACTAGTATTCCATTTCCTGCCCTtgtaattttttccttttttataatattttttcctaGAGAGTGTTAATTGAGTAAATCCGTCACACATATACACACCTGAGCCTGAGCTTCCCCCAAACAGGTAACCTAATTAACTGTATTTCTTTCTACAttggttttcatttttttatttgcgaATTCATCGATCTTATCGAAATAGCAATagcatgcatatatatttgtttcttagctgaaaacaaaaaaataattgattagtTTGTAGCGAGTAAATTATGGTGTGGTGATGATCATGGCCACTGCCGTCGTCGGACTGCACAAATGGCGTGCGTGAACCCTACCTCAACAATTAACTCACTTCTTTCTTTAAATTCATTATTAGGAATTTCTTATTGAGGCTCTCCTTAAAAACCGTTGCTCTCCTTAAAAACCGTTGCTCTTAAAGCCTACTTTTaaatctataatttaaaaaagaaacaaaggtCTCCACTATCTTGGTTgactttaaaatattgtaaagaATATACAATCTTTTAATATGAAAGATAGTTGAGAAATAAACAAGTGAAAGGTATATCATTCGACTTATAAGTATGAACATAAGAAAAAATGGCCTCTctctacaaaattttaatattactccCATTAGAAATCCCGGTTAAAttcggcacaggttttaagaaatatcgataaaaatgagtgagaaaagataatgaaatgtggggttcatttttataatagaaatgtgagtgaaatgtgttagtggaaagtaGGGTCTATCTAAAAGTGAACCTGGATTCCTAATGGCAACAAACTAAAATGGTAAAGCAGGCTTCTAATGGCAGACGGAGTGAGTATAAAAGAGTATTCAATTGTGAGCTTTTTTACATAATACTCCCGCATAAAGGGATAAGTTCACGAATGTATGcactcttttattttcagaCCTTTTGGCGACGATGTAAGTTCCAATCTAACATGGGTATATTAATTACCAAACTTATATTAACTATAACCCCAAGCGCGATTGgtcaaattcatcaaatttatatttaaaagcGCATCTACCAACTAGGCCCACATCCAAAAGCCCATTCCACCTTGAACATAAAGGAAAGAATTCACGCTAGAAGAGAAGTCGTATATATTAAACATCACTTAACATGCACATTTGAACAAATTTATTCACTATCTACTATCTAGTAATAAGAGACACGAAATGTCTCATCTGATCATGACTATCCAAAAATTGGATGTCttccatatttatttcaatatcaaTCATGCAAGCCCACCATATGTGATATAATCATTAAACCTTGATGGGAATTGCTCTAAGAAGGGTTTTCTTCTGCAGTGCTAGTCCAAACACATCTTCTCTTTGGAGTTTTTTGGATTCTGCCCCTTTTTCAAGCTTCCAATCGAAGTTGTGACACATCGTTGCCACCATGCAGTGCAACATGCGGCTAGCTAGTGGCAAGCCCGGGCAAATTCTCCGTCCTGAACCAAATGGAATTAGCTCCAAATGCTGCCCTCCAAAATTTATGTCGTTATTTAAAAATCGTTCAGGCTCAAAGTTCTCCGGATCGTTCCAGATGCTTGGATCTCTCATGATTGCCCAAACATTGACAAATATTTTAGCATTTTTGGGGATTATATAGTCATTGACTCGCGCTTCTTCTTCCGCGACATGAGGAGCTAAGAGAGGCGCGGGAGGGTGATGGCGGAACACTTCATTGATGGTAGCTTGCAAGTATGGGAGTCTTGAGATGTCTGATTCTTCCACGATGATTTTCTCTCCAACAACGCTCTTCAGCTCTGCTTTCAGCTTTCCCATTTTTTGGGGGTGGAGTAGTAGTTCCACCATTGCCCACTCTGTCGTGGCCGCACTTGATTCTGATCctgcaataattaaatcctgaCATATACAGTACTCGTGTTTTAGAATAACGATTTGTAAGCATGGAAAAGTTAAAGAAAAGAGTAAACATAGTATATTATTCTCACCACAAACAAATGCTTGATCTCTTTAATGCTCAAATCATACTCATTCCCTTGGGAGAGGTCTAAGAGGGTTTCAAGGAAATCACTCTTCTTGTGGTAAGACGACGTCGTTCTTTCCTGCAATCGCTGATCGATGAGGCTCTGGACTAACTCAAGCAAGCTCCCGAGGTGATGAGTGAGCTTCCGTCTCATCCCCTGTGGATCCAAAGGAACAAAGATGGGGAAGAAATCTGCAACATTGGGAACTCCCATATACCTTGTGATGGCCTTAATATGCTCTTTGAATTCCTTATTTATAACACCGTATTGGATGATTTCAATGGAGAAAAGGGTAGCAAACATGAGGTTGGACATGGTGGTGAAGGTGGCTTCTCCGACGTTCATAGGGCGGCCCTCGCCGCTGCACGTGTTGATATAGTCGTTGAGCTTCTGCAGCATCTCTCGCCGGATATCTTGAGTGGCGCGAAGAGCTTGACTGGAGAAGAGATTCTCTCTGGCTATTCGCCGAATCTTTTTCCATATGTCTGAGGCGGCGGGGAGCATGGCCACCGACACGTCGCCGTGGCCGTGCACGCACACTGCGTTGGGAGTGAAGGGCGTCGAGAAGACGTGGCCGTGTTTTTGAAGGACTTCTTTAGCTGCCTCGGGCGATGAGGCAACGACGACGGATTGGCTGCCGAGCTTGAGAAACATCAAGGGGCCGTATGTTTTGGAGAGGTTAGCGAGGGATTTGTGAGGGTTTGGGCCGagttgaaatataatttatcaaatttcatcacccgaacatcgtcggaacatatgcaattgagatctcgttggaatccttattaaattatctttaatttgatatattttttgaaaaaataatttaaattgagtagagttacgtaaatttaaagatttgagatgattttgaggagagagaaagtagttagttataatgaCATTAatactcttttaatttaattaataattatttaaatttaaaatatattacacttggtATTATATTAACTataagatcttctaatctaatggttgaaaattgatctcaatttggaaatgataattagttagccattgaaattgattacatcccgTATGAAATACTATTTTGGATTATTCTTATGTTACTCCATTTATTAGTcaaaatggaatattaaatctAATAAATCTAAACAAGTGGGAATATATGTTTAAACCTAAAGACTAACTCAGACTGTGTCTAGAATCTCTCCAAGCTAAAAGCCGAACGCCGCCTCCTCTCCGGAATTCACACCGGCGAGCCGCACAGAAATACTATTCGAGAAGCGGTGATAACAGCTCATTGCTAGCAGGAAGTAATTAACTTTAAAGAGATTGCGCCAACAGCTCGACTCTGCGGGAGATAGGTTTGGCTCAGTAGTTCGTAGAGCTCTGCAAGTTTATCTAATCTTCAATTCATCGCCTGTTCAATTCCATTCATATTCTTCAACTATCAGCAAATTCCGTCTGCTGGAGAGTTCAATTGATCAACATCTTACAaagtactatcatttttttggtGGAAAAATCTGCAGTTTGAGTTTGGATAGACAATGCATGGCCTGAACGCCTTATCTGAAAGCTCACTGGCAATCAGGCCGGCTACAACTTCATTAGCTTTCTTCAATCCTAAGAAGCCTGCAGTTTACAGGACCTGTTTTGTTCCAATGAACCTAGGCATGCAGTCATTGAAGAATTCATCGCTCAGAGCTCCTCCAGCTTATTGCAGAGCTTCTTTGGAAGTTTCTACTAGGTAATGTAGTAGGATTTAGTCTCTTTTCCCTACTTCTGTTGCACtatgaaatatgaatttttcCAAATGTCTAGGTTTTGGTTTGGTGCAATTGGTATTggagtttttttaattttcaaagcttaatgtattttgttgaattccaattttaatttttattattagatgCTTGTTATCTGTTCTGCAATATGTGGTTTGCTAGTACAATTTGAAGGACTTGTGTTTACCATTCAGAGTGCTGCTAAATTTGATTTACACTGTATGTGATTTCAGTAGCACTGAGGTACCAGTCCATGGGTTGTCAGAAACGGTTGTGGGCGTTCTTGGTGGAGGGCAACTGGGTCGAATGTTATGCGAAGCAGCTTCTCAGTGGGCAATAAAGGTGGTCATACTAGACCCGATGGAGAACTGTCCAGCGAGTAATGTATGCCATCATCATATGGTGGGAAGCTATGATGATAGTGCTACAGTTGAAGCATTTGCTAAGAGGTTTGGATTGTGAAAGTATATGCTGTTTTGCTTTTGATGTGAAAGTAATGTTTGATTTACTAATTTGGATGAGGTTTGTAGATGTGGGGTGTTAACGGTTGAAATTGAGCACGTGGATGCTGCAACTCTGGAGAAGCTTGAACAAAAAGGCGTGGATTGCCAGCCTAAAGCTTCAACTATTCGAATCATCCAGGTTTTACTCTCTTCCCACCAGGGAGAACATTAAAGAATCCTTAGGAATGTATGATGCTATATGTGGGATTAATCTACTAGAAAGCAGTATATTATGGGTTTTGCAGCCCTAGTCTCTGTATGATCACTTATACTTTGAGTACCGCCTCTTGGAACAGGATAAGTACCTTCAGAAGGTCCATTTTTCTGAACATGGAATTCCACTGCCTAAGTTCATGAAGGTAATTCAGATCAGCAGATAAACTGTGCTCCAAAGTTTAAGTTGAATAAtaacttaaaataacatataagTTACTGTTTTCCAACATATTAATCGTGCCATGGAAAATATCCATGCAGATAGATGATCTTGAAGGTGCTAAAAGAGCAGCAGAACTATTTGGTTATCCTCTTATGATTAAGAGCAGAAGGCTGGCTTATGATGGACGAGGCAATGCTGTCGCTAAAAATGAAGATGGGATTTCTTCAGCAGTAAATGGTATCCAACAAGCAATATGAATTTTCTGTTTTGGCATGTTGGCTATACTAGTTAAATTACGTACTCTGCTTCCTTCATGAATTACGTCCtatttctgcatgctttttatttttgggctTGTATGATAGATACTTGGAAGACAAGTAGAAACTAGGAATTTCATGCTTAGAACTGTTAAATGGGACTACACATTTTTGTTGCTgataattatatcaaatttggCTGTTATCCATTTTCAGCACTTGGAGGATATGCTCGTGGTTTATATATTGAGAAATGGGCACCATTCGTAAAGGTAGCTTATTATGACTACATACTTTCTTTGAGATGTTATATGGTCTAGACTATTgacaaaatgattaaatacTTTATGTCCGTCCAACACAGGAACTTTCTGTTGTTGTGGCAAGAGGAAGAGATGGTTCTGTTCTATGCTATCCTGTTGTTGAAACTATCCACAGGCGAgctaatatttctattttgattttcttaaaattgaaatattatttttcatgtttattAAGGTATAAATGTTGTGAaaactttactatttctatGTGCAGGGAGAACATATGTCACATTGTCAAATCACCTGCCAGTGTATCTTGGAAGTTTTTACAACTTGCAACCGAAGTTGCATACAAGGCCGTGAGTTCATTGGAAGGTGCTGGTATTTTTGCGGTTGAGTTGTTTTTGACAGCCGATGGTCAGGTTGTACATTGATCTTTCATTTGTATTGGCTACTTATCTTGATATGAACATCTAGATGACGTAAtcattcttcattctctcagATTTTGCTGAATGAAGTGGCTCCCAGACCTCACAATAGTGGACATCATACAATCGAGTCTTGTTTTACCTCACAATACGAGCAGCATCTGAGAGCTGTTGTCGGACTTCCACTTGGTGATCCATCAATGAAAGTTCCAGCGGCTATCATGTATAAtatacttggtgaagatgagGTTGTTATACTCTTTCAGTAGATGTGGTTATAGTGATGGAATGatcaataatcttaaaatgTCAGAATATTCCAGAATTCGTAGGCTGTAACCCCCACCCCCCGCATTGTCAGTTTTTAGTGGTCTTTACCAAATTTGGTTGCAGGGAGAAGCTGGTTTTCTTCTTGCTAATCAACTTATTGCAAGGGCATTGAGGATTCCTGGTGCGACGGTCCACTGGTATGACAAACCAGGTGTGTTAACAATTTGCGCATCATACTTGTGTTTTGTGTTTGCCTCATACTTATTATAGTaacatttcattatttcaaatttttagaCATGAGGAAACAAAGAAAGATGGGCCACATCACCCTCGTTGGCTCTTCTATGGGCCTTCTCGAAACACGACTGCATTCCATATTGGAAGAAGAATCAAAACAAGACAAGCCTGCAGGTCACAGATTTCACCGCCCAGTGCACATTTGTTTGGGTGATGATTTTTGGGtataattaacaaattctTACTATTGCAGCTGCTCCTCGTGTTGGAATTATAATGGGCTCCGACTCTGACCTCCCTGTCATGAAGGACGCTGCTAAG
The genomic region above belongs to Salvia hispanica cultivar TCC Black 2014 chromosome 3, UniMelb_Shisp_WGS_1.0, whole genome shotgun sequence and contains:
- the LOC125211897 gene encoding probable small nuclear ribonucleoprotein G; translated protein: MSRSGQPPDLKKYMDKKLQIKLNANRMVVGTLRGFDQFMNLVVDNTVEVNGNEKTDIGMVVIRGNSVVTVEALEPVARAQ
- the LOC125216734 gene encoding 11-hydroxysugiol 20-monooxygenase-like; translated protein: QLGPNPHKSLANLSKTYGPLMFLKLGSQSVVVASSPEAAKEVLQKHGHVFSTPFTPNAVCVHGHGDVSVAMLPAASDIWKKIRRIARENLFSSQALRATQDIRREMLQKLNDYINTCSGEGRPMNVGEATFTTMSNLMFATLFSIEIIQYGVINKEFKEHIKAITRYMGVPNVADFFPIFVPLDPQGMRRKLTHHLGSLLELVQSLIDQRLQERTTSSYHKKSDFLETLLDLSQGNEYDLSIKEIKHLFVDLIIAGSESSAATTEWAMVELLLHPQKMGKLKAELKSVVGEKIIVEESDISRLPYLQATINEVFRHHPPAPLLAPHVAEEEARVNDYIIPKNAKIFVNVWAIMRDPSIWNDPENFEPERFLNNDINFGGQHLELIPFGSGRRICPGLPLASRMLHCMVATMCHNFDWKLEKGAESKKLQREDVFGLALQKKTLLRAIPIKV
- the LOC125208971 gene encoding phosphoribosylaminoimidazole carboxylase, chloroplastic; translation: MHGLNALSESSLAIRPATTSLAFFNPKKPAVYRTCFVPMNLGMQSLKNSSLRAPPAYCRASLEVSTSSTEVPVHGLSETVVGVLGGGQLGRMLCEAASQWAIKVVILDPMENCPASNVCHHHMVGSYDDSATVEAFAKRCGVLTVEIEHVDAATLEKLEQKGVDCQPKASTIRIIQDKYLQKVHFSEHGIPLPKFMKIDDLEGAKRAAELFGYPLMIKSRRLAYDGRGNAVAKNEDGISSAVNALGGYARGLYIEKWAPFVKELSVVVARGRDGSVLCYPVVETIHRENICHIVKSPASVSWKFLQLATEVAYKAVSSLEGAGIFAVELFLTADGQILLNEVAPRPHNSGHHTIESCFTSQYEQHLRAVVGLPLGDPSMKVPAAIMYNILGEDEGEAGFLLANQLIARALRIPGATVHWYDKPDMRKQRKMGHITLVGSSMGLLETRLHSILEEESKQDKPAAAPRVGIIMGSDSDLPVMKDAAKILSEFNVPAEVRIVSAHRTPEMMFSYASSARERGIQVIIAGAGGAAHLPGMVAALTPLPVIGVPVRVSTLDGLDSLLSIVQMPRGVPVATVAINNATNAGLLAVRLLGISDFDLQARMAQYQEDRRDEVLVKDDKLEKGGWEDYLNS